The following are from one region of the Osmerus mordax isolate fOsmMor3 chromosome 1, fOsmMor3.pri, whole genome shotgun sequence genome:
- the mrps16 gene encoding 28S ribosomal protein S16, mitochondrial: MVHLSSLLLKKYHGGHVAIRLALAGHKQVNRPFYRIVAAYNKRARDSKYIEQLGTYDPLPNIYNEKLVSFNFDRIKYWIGCGAHPSKPVAKLLGLAGFFPLHPMTVTEAERRLAQAQLTETRDAAEGAEKQLEL, encoded by the exons ATGGTTCATCTAT CATCACTTTTACTGAAAAAGTATCATGGTGGACATGTCGCAATTAGGCTGGCACTGGCTGGGCACAAACAGGTCAACCGACCGTTTTACCGCATCGTGGCTGCTTACAACAAGCGGGCACGTGACAGCAAGTACATAGAACAGTTGGGCACTTACGACCCCCTTCCGAACATATACAACGAGAAACTGGTCAGTTTCAACTTTGACAGAATCAAGTACTGGATTGGGTGTGGTGCACATCCATCAAAGCCTGTGGCGAAACTGCTTG GGCTGGCAGGGTTTTTCCCTCTGCACCCCATGACCGTGACTGAGGCAGAGCGCCGCCTGGCCCAGGCCCAGCTCACAGAGACCAGAGATGCGGCTGAGGGAGCAGAGAAGCAGCTGGAGCTCTGA